The Setaria viridis chromosome 6, Setaria_viridis_v4.0, whole genome shotgun sequence genome includes the window AGCAGCAGAACGTGGCCGCTGAAAAAACAGGTGCGCGGAGGCGGAGAGAGAAGCGTGCGAGATCATCAGCGGACGCTTCGTCGTCGGATCCATCAGCTTCATCTTCTCGGCCGCTGAATGGTTTCAAGGTAATGAATTGCCTATGTTTGCAGGGTGATGTCTGCCATTTGTTTTGTCCAAGCCCAAGTAAGTCCAAGACAGGTCAGTTCTGAAGGTGAAGAATAATTGCCTATGTAGCGAACCTAAATGCATCGTCGCCAGTTCTGAAAGTGAAGAAGGGAAAGAGCAAGCCTGAAGTTGCAGAGAAGAAATCGCAGGCGTCGGCTACTAAAGAAGCTGGGCTTCTCTGATGGCTCAAAGGCCCAAACACTTCTACCTGGGCGGAATGACCTGACAGGTCAAATAAGTCCAAGACAGGTCAAATAGAACATTTTGCAGATAGACTGGATAATCTGTCTGTATGCTTCCAGTCTGTGCGTCATCTTTTTACTCCCCAACAATTTTAGTAACGCTTCCAGTCTTGGATATAGTTTATTGACTTGTATTTGTGGACTAACAAAGCAACAATACTGCAGTATTATTTTGCTGATGCTAGAATCGCAATGACCTCCAAATGTGGCAGTACTGTGAGGAAGAACTGGGCTGTTTTCATGTCCAGTTattgtttcttcagagcatAATATTGATGCTGTCTATGCAGGCCAAAGAGGGACAGGTATTGTCATCAGCAGCGAAACAGAAGAAACAGAAGACCCTCATCGTCAAGCGCAAAGCACCAACAACAAAGCGGTTTACATTACCAGTAGCGCCGACGAGGTCAACAGGGATGAGGCTCATGTTGTCTCCAAGGCTCAGTTCTCCATCTACTACACTAGTTTGTTCCCCAGCTTCTTCTAGGGAGCAAAGAAGTAATCTTAAACACGTTTATTTCCCAACTTACATTGCACACATGATTAATTTTCCACATGGTAAGTATTGTACCATTTCCCACCTTTTTGCATCGAGGACCGTTCAGCCTCAGATCCACAACTGGCCGGCTTCACACGTGATACATGAATGGGCAATTGATCGCCTCACGATATTTCTTGTAATCCTGCTTGCTTAAGTTCGCCTGGCTTGTGTTCGCAGCTCGCCATTTGGAACACTATGGAATGATCTTAGTGCTGTTCGAGACGCCCTCTGGCTTTGCAATTTCCAGTATGTTGGAGGAGGACCTCAAGGGACCAGACGCACTGCAGGTACTTGCTTTGACATTTCCTCCCTGATTACTGATGTGCTTGATTGCCTGTCCTGTTGTGATCATTGTCCCAATTTTTCTGTTCTCTCTGTCAACGCCAGAATGTCCGGGCAAACTTCGGCATGGATTATAGGGTAGAAGGGGTCAGTCCCCGTGgccctttcctttctttctgaTTGTTGTTTCTTTGCACTGTTCGGTGCTAGTTTGAACTGGGTACTGATCTTGCACCATTCGTGATCACCAGATTTATTCTACGTTTTTTTTTCTGCATCGAGGGGAGAAATTTGAGCACAAGCTCAATATTCATTATTCGTTTGCTGATTAGCTGATTCagcatacaatttttttttcccgtaATGCTGTGTGGAATGACACTGTTCCATTTATGCATGTGCACTCAAAATCTATTTTTGTCACCATGGTTGGAGGAGATTAATTTAAAGAATGGATTGTTGGAGGCTAAAACCTTTGCTATATTCACCAATTCTATTTAATAACAGCGATCTAGGAATGATTGAGCTCCAACATGCTCCTACAGACAAAGAACACGATACTATTGTCTGTTTTCAAAATGTTTTGCATTACCTTGCGCAATAACTTATTCTGATCTACATTGGGATAAGTGTTTTTGGCGTTGCTAGGCAGCGCATTTTGAGAAGTAAAGTGGTGCGATGACTGTGAACAAGCTGCCCCACTTTCATAGCACCCTAGGCATTGCGTCTAGTTGTTTTCCCGTCATAGCGATTTTAGGTCGTCTATGCTAGGAAGTCGGTAAAATTGGAGATGATGTTATACATGGTCATTGAAGTCATGAATGCATGATATGTCAATTTCTATGATACAATATGCCAAATTTTCTCTATTTAATGTGCCAATACTCCCTGCCTAGTCAAATGTACAAGTGCCTAATCACGCCTATGCTTGCTTGGCGGAATTGACTATTTAGTGCCCATTGTATTTTTGAAACACCGATTGCAATATACCCACCGAATTGCTTGCCTCATGATTGCAGACATTGCATCATATTTGATTGGGTTTGTCTCTTTTTTTACCCTTAACATGATTGTACTTGTTCATTGCATTGTCAGTTCATTTCCTtgaggtcccgtttggatcccttcattttgaaggaattggaatctatttaatggagtaggctaatttatcttggaatgtgggattccacaactttccaaagtttagatataagcctatgttaaattcatagggtgggagatggaaattgattctatagattatgattattagaatggaattcaattcttaaaGCACGCTCTTTGACTCACTTTCATGTAGCAGAaatgcagcacataagtatctctcacatatggccaacaataataacaaatatattccacatacagtTACattattttaattaatttgtgtctaaattatgattattagaatggaattcaattccaaggatccaaacgggacctagaGAATTTCGGGAATTCAAGGACAAGTCCCGTGCCATTAATCATGATACTGGTATTAGTTGGGTTACTGAGATGATCATGAGGTGGCGCCGCCCTGAGCAGAAGATGGCCGTTGGGAAGCCTGAGTATAAAGGAATCATTGAGAGTAGCTTGGTCAGTGTAAAGCTCCCCCGTTTGCTTTTGCTTGTGGACAACTTTGGGCACCAATTTTACTGCCGTTTCTTTCAGGGTGTACCCTGCCTGTTTGATGAAATTTTAAATGCGTCCGTCACATTTTATCGAAACTTGGCACATTCATGTGATGGGCTGAAAGCATAtgtgttttctttctttcagatGTTTACACAAGATGAGGTGCTGACGTTTGTGAGGGATGCGGAGAAATATGAAGCTCGGATACATAAGGGCATTTGCCTGAATGTCTACAATGAGATGGTGAAAGCCCGTAAATATATCAGGATGACATGAAAGGAGGAACTCAGATTCACCAAGAACATCATGTTTTCCTTTCCCTAACCTGAAGGCAGAACTGGTTTGGAAATCCAATGCTTGATGCTGAGGCTGCCTGCCTGAAGCTGTCAATCTGTCATCCCACACTGGAGGGTCACATCTGTGCTTCTATTCTGATCATTATCGACAAGGGAGAGTCACTTGTAATTCACCACTGCTGTCAACTCCTGATCTCTTTTgatgtttcttttttgttcCTATCAATCACTTGTGTCATGGACTTGcgaggatggaagatgatgccTCCAAATTCAAGGGGTGATTCGCTCGTTACCCTCTTTCCTTTGGCGTGTAAAGAATCACAAATCGGTTGCCTGTAAGGCCAGAACCCTGCAGGTTAAAGCCAGAGACCACTCCCGGTTCAGGGCAGTGCATGCAGATGCGCACGGCATGGAGGAGCAGCTTCGCCGGAGGCtgagcgccggcggcgccacgaGTCTACAAACACGCCTCGGCTCGCGTCGGCGCGCGCTGGCCGTCTTCGCCGGCGGAGTGAGCATCAAGCTCCTGCTTCACCTGAGGAGCCTAGCGAGGAAGACGACTGATGAAACTCGAAAGATCTGGACGGCGAATGTCCCATCCGACGGGCCTTGGGTacccagggggtggacggtaaatgaaatgcCGTTCGCACCCGGGGCTGTCCCAACCAACGCCGCCAACGCGGCACGCcgtggcgccaccgcctcctgcatggctgcatccTCCTCCTTCGTTGCTGAAACCTCGTAACCAGATTGCCGTGCTGAACCTGACGAGACCAGGGATTGGCTGGGTGAAGAAGCACGGAGCTCCCGCCCCGGACGGACCTGAACGCGCGCGGCTCCCCCGTCCATGGCCACCGGCCTGCCGCGTCTTCGGCGTTCAAatcgtggcgaggcggcggcggcggcagtgaaCGCGACTCCCACTCGAGCGCACGCGAAGCGTCCCATCATTCTGCGGGGGGTGGCAGGCCTGTGGCTCCGTCCGTGGCGCGCCATGATCTTGGTCCCCCGGCGTCGGAAGCGGATTTGCTACCCTATGGCGTAGCTACCCACCCCGACATGCGGTGTTGATGAGGCCACCGCATGCAACAAGATGCGCTGACGACCGACCTGACGAGGGGATGTTGTTTGGTTAGCGGGCGATTTACAGCGTGGCGCGGTAAAGCCGTCTGTGAAGTCAAAATGTTCGCACTGTGCATACTCAGATGGGCCACCGGTTTCCTTCCTCGCAGAGGAAACCCATAGCTTGCGAGGATCCACCCCTCAAGTatcgtagccgccgccgcccatccccCGGACGAAACGAAGCCGGCGAGGTCCACGCTGGCGGCGCGCAGTTAGCCATAGCCTCCGATTTTGCAGAGCCCTCCTCCCGCCGCGATGCCGGCGCCCTGCTGCCGAGGACCCCAACCtcatgggcggcggcgcgttCCCGGGCCTGCCGCAGGCACCGCCGGTGGTGCCGCCTCCTGAGGCCGCGAGCTCCAGCGGTGCGGGTGGGTGGCTCGGGGGGctgttcggcaagaaggaggaggagaagaaggccggCGCGGGTGGGGGCAAGTCGGAGATCCTGGAGAGCTTCGACACGCCAAGCACCCCGATACCGTCGTTCGAGTACAAGTGAGAAAAAAAGGTATGATTTTTACTCGTTTATAACTCTTCAGTCTGTGTTCGTTTCGGATTTAGACAAAAAGAGGGCAGATGTTCCAGCTATCACCCCTATGGAGACATCTTCTGGTGGTGGGTGGTTAGGTGGATTATTCGCTAAAAGGAAGGTGGAAGACTCCCAAATAGCAGCAGGAATACTGATACTTTAGAGAATTACAAAGGAGCCAAGCATGCCAGTATCGTCGTTTGAGTATAAGTAGCTGCATGGATGCACATGGGATTTTCCCAGCTGCCATAGTTGATTGCACTTTTATTGATGTTCCTCTGTTAGAGTGTGTATCTGAACTTGTATTGGATCGTCCTTATAACTTGTCTAGTACCAAAGTCAGGGTCAGTGTCAGGCATTGAGAATATTTTGTATGATATGGATAAATTTATGTTTATTTGCTGACGATGTAAAGGAACACAAATTCGGATTTCACTTCtttgttgttttttcttcttctgaattTCTGAGTTGGAATTGGACAAATTGTTTGCTGGCGCGTTTGTTAGGATGCTGGGCACACTACTAGCTCTTTGTTAATTTCATAATTTGTGCTTCATTGAGCCTGTCTTGATGTTTTAAGAGTTCTTATATGTGACGACTCAGATGGCTGAATAAATCGGTACCAGCTGTTGGATCTGGTTTAGTTTCATGAGATTTTCCCTGGTCTATAAAATCTGCAAGTTTTGCTACGATCATTAACATTACTCCGTTAGTAGAAGCTAGAAAGATAGGTAGTTCATATTTTGCTGCTGATGATTACTTTATATTTTGCTGCTAGAAAGATAGGTAGTTCATATTTTGCTGGATCACACCAACCAATGTGGGGAGCAATTGAACGAGCTATGCAAAATGTTCCATTATAATAAAGTGATAAACTCATGCTCTAAACTTTAAATGAAAAATATGTACTCATAACACTGGGCAAAAGCATTCATCCCCAAAACTTACATTTTGTCAGAAACGACGCCAGAAATGGCGCCTGGGAACAGAGCAgctgcagcagtagcagcaaggCGCGCGGCCATCTGCTCCCTGCCAAGCCCACACCGGACGAACTCATCCTCCCCGAACACGGACTGGATCCCCTCAACCACTGCACAACAGAAACCAACACTCCAGCATTAGGCGCGGCACGCCGGCACGACAAAAGGCAGGAGATCGGAGGAGGGGCCGCGCCAGCTACTCACCGGACGCGAGGGAGAAGATGACGAGGAAGGCGCGGCGGAACCGGAGGAAGGGGCCGGCGCCCACGTGGAAGGGGGAAGAGGACGACCCGGCCGCGTGCGCCGGGGTCCTCGCGGCGGAGAAGTaagggaggaggagcgcggcggcgaggcccgcgGCGGAGAGGAGCGGGTATGCGAGGGGCGTGAGCGCCCATTCCTCCCGCTCGATCACCAACCCCATCGCCGGGGCTCCTCCGTCTCCTCGGGATCCGTGTCTGCGCCGCGGGAGTCGCGGGgcgggcggggggcgccggcgaTGCGGGGTGGGGCCGGACGGCGGGGTAGTGGCGGGCGTCGCCGACGAGGTCGACGGGGAAGAGGGGGAGAGGAAATGGGGGTGGGAGTGGGACAGGCTGTTTTGGGCTAAGATCACTGGTGGGCTTGTGTCAGCCCATCTACGTCTACTTTTGGGCCCATACAGAGGGTTTCAAacagttgttggaatttaattAGTTCAAATTCAGACATACTCCCTCTACCcacaaatataagcatttctgaGTTTTTCAGAAGTCAAATTTTTTTAAGTTTATCAATAATAAAGGTTTTATGAAGATTACTAACACATAAATGATGTTATCAATGATGTTATCAGATCCATCGTGAAATCAACTATCATAATACGTAACTCTTTCGACTCGAAACATTTTACTTTTACAGATATGATTTGTCAAAGTAGTATATTGAACACCATGTCGATGTCTAAAATGCTTATATttatggatggagggagtagagtTCTAAGGATGTATCTGGCGGTTCATATAGTACCTCTAGTAATATGTTGTATAGATTCTATACATACAATTCTCATGAGTGTCATGAGCTATCGATCGTCACACACATCAGGTACTGATATGAGTTCACCTACACGGCACGCGACCGGGCGGGAAGACAAAGATCGATGCCGTCCTGCTCTATCTCGATAGGGATCGTACGTGACCGACACAGAGAATGTCAGCAGTTATTTCTGTCTGTCTCTCACCAAAAGCACGAACCGTATTTCTCAGCTGGTTGGTCGTAGATAGGCACGGATcggaataaaaagaataaagtgCACAGCTTCACTATCAGGAAGAAACGCGACGGAGCTGCCATCAAAATTTGAagcagaaaaaaaagaacagatcCGAAACGTAACAAACCAGTTGGCTACGATTGGGACTCATCCGTCATTCCGtccgtaaaagaaaaaaaaagttgataaACGTAGACGTATAAGAAAAACATTGTTAACCTGCCTACACTGCATGGTGCAAGCCCCAGGTGATGCTAAATTCCCGCCTGATCATTATTAACTGAGCGTTATAGCGTTGACGGCCTTCCTCATTTCGCCTTCTTCGACCCCGCGCGCACCTTCCTCTGCCTGGACTCGCCGTCGACTCTCTCTCCATCGCTCCCGACGATCGGCATGATGCTTCCGACGAAGGCGGAGATGCACCACCACCCGAGCACCAGCAAGAAGGCGGTCGTCACGGAAGCCGCCGTGGACGTGTGCCTCGCGGGggcggccgtggccggcgccgcgctgcTGGCGTGGTGGGCCGTCGCGTTCCACCCGACCTACGCCCACCTCTGGATGGTGCCGCTCGGCCTCGTGCTCGCCGGCACCCCGCCCGTCGTCTGCCTCGCACTCcgctgctccggcgacggcggcccgcGCGTGCCGCTGCCGCGATCGTTGCCCACAGTGCCCACAGCATGTAGTACGTACGCGTACTTCTCACCAGGGGCGGAGCCAGGTTCAGTTTAAAGGGGGTGCTGAAACCCTTTCAATTAAACTAACTTCATGTCTTATGTGCAAAATTCAGGATAAACAGCTAACATTTACTTGGACTTGCACGGGTTGAGGGGGTGCTGCTTCTCACATCATGCGTATGAATGTGTTGGAGTATTTTATTCTTTAGTTCCATTTGAATTTTCGACTGGAAGTATGTACAGATCAGTGGAGTGTGGTATTTTGGAGTAAAAATGCATGTGAGAATGTAAATCACAACAACCTTAATTAACCTCAAATTTTCCAGAACCTTTGGATTGTGTTATTGTTTCAACCAATTTGCACCATTGTTTCGATCATATCGtccgtgtttttttttcttgaagaaATTCAGAGATATATGTTGTGAAAGCACCAATCCGGGTCTTATATATCTTTGTTCAAACAAAAATAATGAGTTACGCAAATTTAATTATGCACGTTCCCCTCTCCAATATAGATAGCTGGGATACTTAATTAATTCCAAAAGGTTGGTCATGGAGAATTCCACAGCGCTTTATCTAGCACAAAAGGAGTTGCGCGGCGGCCTTTTAATTTTCATCGCCCATACTACACACACAGCCTCCGAATATTCCAGCATGACACAATTGGTCACCGATGCACGTGATGCTGGTTGTTGAAGAAGAGAAAAGAGGAGGTAGATGGAACATGGAAGCTTCCTAGTGTCAACTGTCAAATCGATGATGACGCTACTGCTCAGGCAGCAGAAACAAAAAGTTGGAAAATGCGCCAGGCACTACTGGAAAAAGCGGCTTCAGTCCCGGATATGATAGGGTCATGGATCCTgaaatccaaccaggactaaattttcgagacaaagggatcctttagtcccgagtcataatactggttggtaaaaccaatcgGGAATAAAGGGGCGGCCACACAGGCGCAGCACGCGTCCTTTTggttttaccaactgggactaaaggggtacgtCATGCGCGCCTACATGGCTcatgcacgtacccctttagtacataagattttttttaaaaatatttttcatattaatattgtatgcaagtcgtatatatatttcatgacagtaatatatatatatatgtatacaattcttagtatattatacacatcaaactagtatttatacaattactatatatacaataatttgtcctcttcattcttaggatcctcccgccgtggtgttgctcggtgcgacTATTGAACGTctgtcgtaataaaattctcctacaggatttatcacctcgtccaccaggaatcctatgagaccttcacatattgcaaaatcctctccttctccaagagacTTTTTGAATGCATCACATCTgtaacaattaaatataaggagctagaaaataattaattattaatagttttattttacgtacatctAGATCATGCCACGACAGCACCTTGCCATGCACAAAATTGTTcgtgtgctcacagacgtagtatccacatagattattgccttgtttctgtctcaagcactttagtaggaaaaaataagttatgaaatattcgtgttatagaatgtacaaaatgtgcaaacttcatacgtaccgggaactttgtattgaatgtaagtttttctttgaattcaccatggTGAGTTTATGGAatcgtttccatgcgctgcggattaaaataatgaatgatctATGGTGGGTCTTAAGGAATCATTTCCATATAGATTATTGCCTTGTttctgtctcaagcactttagtgagAAAAAagacaagttatgaaatattcgtatTATAGAATGTGTAAAATGTGCAAACTTTATACGTACCGGGAActttgtattgaatgtaagtttttctttgaattcaccgTGGTGAGTCTTAAAAAATTGTTTCCATGCAccgcggattaaaataatgaatgatacagagCATTTTGCATTTCTCAACAAATATAAAGGTTTAGAATTATTacgagtttagcatgtcttgaatgtcttggtactccgccggtggtttcctcaatgaatcgaacacaataacgtggcttttatcaatcataattattaggaGAATCTAGTAGAAACTGCatacataaatatttatattagagctaactaacattaattaggtaaggaaaaaaataaaaatagacggtacccacacttacttaaagttgtatggcagtagtatgtattccttgtaattttgtttctcTAAGAAATTGTATATTACCTCCAATGTTTTCTTTGGCTAATCCCGTATTTGCTTTTGGTTAACGAGCGATGGATgcatgaagccaacattgaagtacgattctctgtggagcctctgaattagcatcctacataaaatgtagatgaagttagtagggcgacgcacacacaaaaaataatgatctgagctaaaatttacatattgataaacagacacttacagaacccaggcgctgatgagagagacgtcaagggcatcctgatggtacacttcatatatattctTAAATTCCACCCAcaggagtttctcaccttcgccgtaaaaatcaatcggtttaatccgaagagcgaacatgatCCTATTGTTGGCAAACTGCTCCATGTActattgatggaattcgtacatcttcgtggagagcttccgtaccaattcaggtcttactagaggcttgcctacctcaaagggccatttaggtacaattggctctggagctggcggttcaacttgccctagaacttcagcaagcgacacatctgtatcttgcataaatccAATGACTCTGATTTGTTAttctaagggcattgctgctatagtTTGAGCATATTTATCTGGTAGATCCCCGAGCTAGGGGACAGAACGATTAGAAGACGACGCTCCTCGCCATTTCTTCTTTTGAtcagacttaactaacgaacgcTCGTAGTCCGATAGTGTAGtcctctttacttcttttgacatgccaataaaattttttaattttgctggatctactggctttggctccatatcctttgcttttctttgttcagCACATGTTTTGAAGAACTCCTTCATTGTTTCTTGCGATACCTCTTGCAATTCCTTAGTAGTCATATCAGCTGGTAGCTTCTGAATGGGTTTAGACTTCTTTGTATTTTTTTGGCtaccttggcttggaaggtggtGGTCGCGGCTTTTTCAAATGTGCTACAGGTTCCTTGCTTGTTGCGGGTCTCAGTCCcgacgacggtgatcggggaggggtgttgtggtTGTCGTCACTCGCACCACCAGGatttgatggagatggagatggtgatcgagcaggatgcgacggtcccggtggtgacgacggtcctggaagtggatgtgctggagatgacggtcttgaatTCTGAGAAGATGGTTGCTGcaggggatctacggggagcaatgatgcctccttgccggggatgatgatgatgtagcatttgcgccatggaatgatcccatgaagtgcatctcgCTCCTAGTGTCCgttccccatcacctcccgggaggtcgagctctaggccttcatattaactatcacaaatctgctataggccaacgctggagtagctaggtggaatctccatgccatggttTGTCTGCCCTggtaggattggtaaagcaATCCCGTACACCATCTGTACATagaggagaaataaaaaaatcattaaactcccgaggcatggatcaattgagaagattgcataaattatatatatgtataccttaatagtgatgttgtTGAATAGTCtatacagctcacatgaggtacgctgagtgatgtcatccacagggtaccgTTGATTGTCCATGGGTGATCTTGGAATGTGCTCATTggggacccctgtggaagcacagctgcttcgGCGCTAAGAAGTGCTGACGACGTTgggatccggcagtgctccagattgggccatctcaagAACTGCCAGGGCTACTCgacgattaatttcttcctgcattcttacttcttgtgaatgcactttggcttctaacatgcgccgccagctctcctcttattgttcctttcttcgcttgcatCTTTTGTATGTGTCGATGTCCCTACgaaaagcgaacttccacggaatgaccccgtaGCCTCGGCAACGTCTTGGGTGATCGGTATTCCCGAGCGCCTAAGtaagctcatcattctctctatcaaccttcaacttccccactttagcatcttcaacattttggataaacctttcggccttctgacgtattgttcCATTGAatataagtgtcccatcctctt containing:
- the LOC117861724 gene encoding uncharacterized protein gives rise to the protein MILVLFETPSGFAISSMLEEDLKGPDALQVLALTFPPWIQTGPREFREFKDKSRAINHDTGISWVTEMIMRWRRPEQKMAVGKPEYKGIIESSLMFTQDEVLTFVRDAEKYEARIHKGICLNVYNEMVKARKYIRMT
- the LOC117861155 gene encoding uncharacterized protein, which codes for MGLVIEREEWALTPLAYPLLSAAGLAAALLLPYFSAARTPAHAAGSSSSPFHVGAGPFLRFRRAFLVIFSLASVVEGIQSVFGEDEFVRCGLGREQMAARLAATAAAALFPGAISGVVSDKM